Proteins encoded within one genomic window of Natator depressus isolate rNatDep1 chromosome 1, rNatDep2.hap1, whole genome shotgun sequence:
- the LOC141981018 gene encoding olfactory receptor 52D1-like: protein MADFNLTPTDLSTFILLGIPGMEAAHVWISIPFSVFYIICLLGNFTLLFLVGKEQSLHKPMYLLLCMLALTDITTSTFVIPKALLIFWFNLKDITVGGCLTQMFFLHAVSIMHSAVLVTMAIDRYIAICNPLRYTTILTNIRIAKLGLVGLIRAVLFILPLPLLLSRLPFCANRIIVHTYCDHMAVAKMSCGDITINRIYGLVMAFVVMGFDLTIIALSYSLIIRAVLRINSKEAHHKALNTCTAHICVMMLAYPVGFFSTLVHRFGHDFAPQVHIILANVYFVIPPMLNPIIYGVKTKELRDKVVKYTYRICSPGTTYFNPA from the coding sequence ATGGCAGATTTCAACCTCACCCCCACTGACCTTTCAACATTTATTCTATTGGGCATCCCTGGTATGGAAGCTGCCCACgtctggatttccatccctttctctgTGTTCTACATTATCTGCCTGTTGGGAAATTTCACGCTTCTCTTTcttgtagggaaagaacagagcctgcacaagccgatgtacctgctgctctgcatgctggcacTCACAGACATCACTACGTCTACCTTCGTCATTCCAAAAGCACTGTTGATATTTTGGTTCAATCTGAAAGACATTACTGTGGGTGGCTGCCTCACGCAAATGTTCTTCCTTCATGCGGTTTCTATTATGCACTCAGCTGTCCTTGTGACAATGGCCATCGATCGTTACATTGCtatatgtaaccctctgagatacaccaccatcctcaccaacatacgaatagctaagctagggctagtgggtttgataagagctgttctcttcattctgcccctgcccctgctcctgagcaggctGCCATTCTGTGCCAACCGCATTATCGTCCACACGTACTGCGACCACATGGCTGTGGCAAAGATGTCATGTGGGGACATCACAATCAACAGGATTTATGGTTTGGTTATGGCATTTGTAGTCATGGGGTTTGACCTGACAATCATTGCCCTGTCTTACAGTCTGATCATCAGGGCTGTCCTCAGAATCAACTCTAAGGAAGCTCACCATAAAgccctcaacacctgcacagcccacatctgtgtgatgATGCTGGCTTATCCTGTTGGATTCTTCTCCACTCTGGTACATCGGTTTGGCCATGACTTTGCTCCCCAGGTTCACATCATCTTGGCCAATGTCTATTTTGTCATTCCCCCCATGCtcaaccctatcatttatggTGTTAAAACCAAAGAACTTCGTGACAAAGTTGTCAAATACACCTACAGAATATGCTCACCTGGGACAACTTACTTTAACCCGGCCTGA